A region from the Lolium perenne isolate Kyuss_39 chromosome 4, Kyuss_2.0, whole genome shotgun sequence genome encodes:
- the LOC127346676 gene encoding zinc finger protein ZAT7-like has translation MGFGAFYETASNWTQCERKKKLRRTAASGEFVCKTCSRSFPTFQALSGHRTSHLRGRHGLALALAGDCYFLKSKKTTSSDDQEKPAALHQCHVCGLTFEMGQELGGHMRRHREETVAVAQAPLVLLQLFV, from the exons ATGGGATTTGGGGCATTTTATGAAACTGCCTCTAATT GGACACAG TGCGAGCGCAAGAAGAAGCTCAGGCGCACCGCGGCATCCGGCGAGTTCGTCTGCAAGACGTGCAGCCGCTCCTTCCCGACGTTCCAGGCGCTCAGCGGGCACCGGACCAGCCACCTCCGCGGCCGCCACGGGCTCGCGCTAGCCCTCGCCGGAGACTGCTACTTCCTCAAGTCCAAGAAGACCACTTCCTCGGACGACCAGGAGAAACCGGCGGCACTACACCAGTGCCACGTCTGCGGCCTCACATTCGAGATGGGGCAGGAGCTCGGGGGACACATGCGCAGGCACCGCGAGGAGACCGTCGCCGTTGCGCAGGCGCCGCTCGTTCTGCTCCAGCTCTTCGTCTAG